Proteins from one Oenanthe melanoleuca isolate GR-GAL-2019-014 chromosome 1, OMel1.0, whole genome shotgun sequence genomic window:
- the ZDHHC23 gene encoding palmitoyltransferase ZDHHC23 isoform X2, with the protein MEEPLCCCEYVDRRGRRNHLVACCCDCEELDDGCDRWLTCKSLPPGALQRIADTVADRLRVPWFSGAVKINVSLVPPLVLLPVFLHVASLHFLLGLIILTSLPVVVLWYYYLTHRRKERTLFFLSLGLFSLGYMYYVFLREVVPRGHVEYSQVVALTCGLILMLAALSRAKKDPGYLPIPAGDEKPSHQGLPNKSVRGSSSGLHGVSGASSSRVVNGEAKGYCRMSAEQPEGVKKDWCTKCQLVRPARAGHCRLCGRCVRRLDHHCVWINSCVGEQNHQAFILALSFFMLTSVYGITLTLHTICRGQTPFVALLYCPGVYSDYSSALSFTCVWYCAIVTAGMGYILLIQLLNISYNVTEREARLALRDNTGRRLLGGALLRTSCDSPLSADGVVVAR; encoded by the exons aTGGAGGAGCCGCTCTGCTGCTGCGAGTACGTGGACCGGCGCGGCCGGCGCAACCATCTGGTGGCGTGCTGCTGCGACTGCGAGGAGCTGGACGACGGCTGCGACAG GTGGCTGACGTGCAAGTCCCTGCCCCCGGGAGCGCTGCAGAGGATCGCCGACACCGTCGCGGACCGGCTGCGGGTCCCCTGGTTCTCGGGGGCCGTGAAGATCAACGTCAGCCTCGTGCCGCCGCTCGTGCTGCTGCCCGTCTTCCTCCACGTTGCCTCCCTGCACTTCCTGCTGGGGCTCATCATCCTGACGTCCCTGCCCGTCGTGGTGCTGTGGTATTACTACCTCACCCACCGGAGGAAGGAACGAACTCTCTTCTTCTTGAGCCTGGGGCTCTTCTCCTTGGGATACATGTACTATGTGTTTCTCCGGGAGGTGGTTCCCCGGGGCCACGTGGAGTATTCCCAAGTGGTCGCTCTCACGTGCGGGTTAATTCTTATGCTTGCAGCCCTGTCTCGAGCCAAGAAGGACCCTGGCTaccttcccatcccagcaggcGACGAGAAGCCATCGCACCAAGGTTTGCCCAACAAGAGTGTTAGAGGGAGCTCCAGCGGGCTCCATGGCGTCTCAGGTGCTAGCAGCAGTCGTGTTGTGAATGGGGAGGCTAAAGGTTATTGCAGGATGTCAGCTGAGCAGCCAGAAGGTGTGAAAAAGGACTGGTGCACTAAATGCCAGCTGGTCAGGCCAGCCCGAGCAGGGCACTGCCGGCTTTGTGGCAGGTGTGTGAGGAGACTGGACCACCACTGTGTCTG GATTAACAGCTGCGTAGGGGAGCAGAACCATCAAGCTTTCATCCTTGCACTCTCCTTCTTCATGCTCACCTCTGTGTATGGGATTACCTTGACCCTGCATACCATCTGTAGGGGCCAAACTCCATTTGTGGCATTGCTCTACTGCCCCGGGGTCTATTCTGACTACAG ctctgctctgtcgTTCACCTGTGTGTGGTACTGTGCCATTGTAACAGCTGGCATGGGATACATCCTCCTTATCCAGCTGTTGAACATCAGCTACAACGTGACCGAGAGGGAAGCTCGGCTGGCTCTGCGGGACAACACTGGGCGCAGACTGCTGGGCGG CGCTCTGCTGAGGACATCGTGTGACAGCCCTCTTTCTGCAGATGGCGTTGTCGTGGCTCGCTGA
- the ZDHHC23 gene encoding palmitoyltransferase ZDHHC23 isoform X1 produces MEEPLCCCEYVDRRGRRNHLVACCCDCEELDDGCDRWLTCKSLPPGALQRIADTVADRLRVPWFSGAVKINVSLVPPLVLLPVFLHVASLHFLLGLIILTSLPVVVLWYYYLTHRRKERTLFFLSLGLFSLGYMYYVFLREVVPRGHVEYSQVVALTCGLILMLAALSRAKKDPGYLPIPAGDEKPSHQGLPNKSVRGSSSGLHGVSGASSSRVVNGEAKGYCRMSAEQPEGVKKDWCTKCQLVRPARAGHCRLCGRCVRRLDHHCVWINSCVGEQNHQAFILALSFFMLTSVYGITLTLHTICRGQTPFVALLYCPGVYSDYSSALSFTCVWYCAIVTAGMGYILLIQLLNISYNVTEREARLALRDNTGRRLLGGLVIDTGQYNRGLLCNWGHFLSLGSSPPQRSAEDIV; encoded by the exons aTGGAGGAGCCGCTCTGCTGCTGCGAGTACGTGGACCGGCGCGGCCGGCGCAACCATCTGGTGGCGTGCTGCTGCGACTGCGAGGAGCTGGACGACGGCTGCGACAG GTGGCTGACGTGCAAGTCCCTGCCCCCGGGAGCGCTGCAGAGGATCGCCGACACCGTCGCGGACCGGCTGCGGGTCCCCTGGTTCTCGGGGGCCGTGAAGATCAACGTCAGCCTCGTGCCGCCGCTCGTGCTGCTGCCCGTCTTCCTCCACGTTGCCTCCCTGCACTTCCTGCTGGGGCTCATCATCCTGACGTCCCTGCCCGTCGTGGTGCTGTGGTATTACTACCTCACCCACCGGAGGAAGGAACGAACTCTCTTCTTCTTGAGCCTGGGGCTCTTCTCCTTGGGATACATGTACTATGTGTTTCTCCGGGAGGTGGTTCCCCGGGGCCACGTGGAGTATTCCCAAGTGGTCGCTCTCACGTGCGGGTTAATTCTTATGCTTGCAGCCCTGTCTCGAGCCAAGAAGGACCCTGGCTaccttcccatcccagcaggcGACGAGAAGCCATCGCACCAAGGTTTGCCCAACAAGAGTGTTAGAGGGAGCTCCAGCGGGCTCCATGGCGTCTCAGGTGCTAGCAGCAGTCGTGTTGTGAATGGGGAGGCTAAAGGTTATTGCAGGATGTCAGCTGAGCAGCCAGAAGGTGTGAAAAAGGACTGGTGCACTAAATGCCAGCTGGTCAGGCCAGCCCGAGCAGGGCACTGCCGGCTTTGTGGCAGGTGTGTGAGGAGACTGGACCACCACTGTGTCTG GATTAACAGCTGCGTAGGGGAGCAGAACCATCAAGCTTTCATCCTTGCACTCTCCTTCTTCATGCTCACCTCTGTGTATGGGATTACCTTGACCCTGCATACCATCTGTAGGGGCCAAACTCCATTTGTGGCATTGCTCTACTGCCCCGGGGTCTATTCTGACTACAG ctctgctctgtcgTTCACCTGTGTGTGGTACTGTGCCATTGTAACAGCTGGCATGGGATACATCCTCCTTATCCAGCTGTTGAACATCAGCTACAACGTGACCGAGAGGGAAGCTCGGCTGGCTCTGCGGGACAACACTGGGCGCAGACTGCTGGGCGGGTTAGTGATAGACACTGGCCAGTATAACAGGGGACTGCTGTGCAACTGGGGCCACTTCCTGAGCCTGGGGTCTTCTCCTCCACAGCGCTCTGCTGAGGACATCGTGTGA
- the ZDHHC23 gene encoding palmitoyltransferase ZDHHC23 isoform X4: protein MEEPLCCCEYVDRRGRRNHLVACCCDCEELDDGCDRWLTCKSLPPGALQRIADTVADRLRVPWFSGAVKINVSLVPPLVLLPVFLHVASLHFLLGLIILTSLPVVVLWYYYLTHRRKERTLFFLSLGLFSLGYMYYVFLREVVPRGHVEYSQVVALTCGLILMLAALSRAKKDPGYLPIPAGDEKPSHQGLPNKSVRGSSSGLHGVSGASSSRVVNGEAKGYCRMSAEQPEGVKKDWCTKCQLVRPARAGHCRLCGRCVRRLDHHCVWINSCVGEQNHQAFILALSFFMLTSVYGITLTLHTICRGQTPFVALLYCPGVYSDYRQITGPHIDCFSI, encoded by the exons aTGGAGGAGCCGCTCTGCTGCTGCGAGTACGTGGACCGGCGCGGCCGGCGCAACCATCTGGTGGCGTGCTGCTGCGACTGCGAGGAGCTGGACGACGGCTGCGACAG GTGGCTGACGTGCAAGTCCCTGCCCCCGGGAGCGCTGCAGAGGATCGCCGACACCGTCGCGGACCGGCTGCGGGTCCCCTGGTTCTCGGGGGCCGTGAAGATCAACGTCAGCCTCGTGCCGCCGCTCGTGCTGCTGCCCGTCTTCCTCCACGTTGCCTCCCTGCACTTCCTGCTGGGGCTCATCATCCTGACGTCCCTGCCCGTCGTGGTGCTGTGGTATTACTACCTCACCCACCGGAGGAAGGAACGAACTCTCTTCTTCTTGAGCCTGGGGCTCTTCTCCTTGGGATACATGTACTATGTGTTTCTCCGGGAGGTGGTTCCCCGGGGCCACGTGGAGTATTCCCAAGTGGTCGCTCTCACGTGCGGGTTAATTCTTATGCTTGCAGCCCTGTCTCGAGCCAAGAAGGACCCTGGCTaccttcccatcccagcaggcGACGAGAAGCCATCGCACCAAGGTTTGCCCAACAAGAGTGTTAGAGGGAGCTCCAGCGGGCTCCATGGCGTCTCAGGTGCTAGCAGCAGTCGTGTTGTGAATGGGGAGGCTAAAGGTTATTGCAGGATGTCAGCTGAGCAGCCAGAAGGTGTGAAAAAGGACTGGTGCACTAAATGCCAGCTGGTCAGGCCAGCCCGAGCAGGGCACTGCCGGCTTTGTGGCAGGTGTGTGAGGAGACTGGACCACCACTGTGTCTG GATTAACAGCTGCGTAGGGGAGCAGAACCATCAAGCTTTCATCCTTGCACTCTCCTTCTTCATGCTCACCTCTGTGTATGGGATTACCTTGACCCTGCATACCATCTGTAGGGGCCAAACTCCATTTGTGGCATTGCTCTACTGCCCCGGGGTCTATTCTGACTACAG